In Solanum pennellii chromosome 3, SPENNV200, a single window of DNA contains:
- the LOC107014021 gene encoding type IV inositol polyphosphate 5-phosphatase 9-like: protein MWLALAANNILEDRQNHEVDYQTTPAQIQNLTLFVSSWNVGGIAPPSELNMEDLVHDENNLADIYVLGFQEIVPLNAGNILVQENTSISMQWNSLIRTALNKTDDIRLHHKAELGESHQKVYPLKREGSFTATTKTSNSPYFECIISKQMVGIFITIWARSPLLPYIRHISVSSVGCGIFGCLGNKGSVSVRFCLHETSFCFVCSHLASGGKEGDKRERNANASQILSRTQFSSDPFQCLPRKILQHDRVIWLGDLNYRICLPEPTTRSLVNDRQWSTLLQNDQLKAELREGCTFEGWNEEEIEFAPTYKYNLDSDDYYGCNNQKGKKEKNRTPAWCDRIIWFGKGLKQRQYSRGESKLSDHRPVRAIFTAEVKVQCQSTENFVKMFS, encoded by the exons ATGTGGCTTGCTTTAGCAGCTAACAACATCCTTGAAGACAGACAGAATCATGAAGTTGATTATCAAACTACGCCtgctcaaattcaaaatttgac aTTATTTGTTAGCTCATGGAATGTTGGAGGCATTGCACCACCTTCCGAGTTAAACATGGAAGACTTGGTCCATGATGAAAACAATTTGGCTGATATCTACGTTCTCGG GTTTCAAGAAATTGTACCTTTGAATGCCGGAAACATCTTAGTGCAAGAGAATACAAGCATATCTATGCAATGGAATTCTCTTATTAGAACAGCTCTTAACAAGACTGATGATATTCGTCTTCATCACAAGGCGGAGCTTGGAGAAAGTCATCAAAAGGTTTATCCATTAAAGAGAGAGGGATCCTTTACTGCTACTACGAAAACTAGTAATTCACCATATTTTGAATGCATAATTAGCAAACAAATGGTAGGAATTTTTATTACCATCTGGGCAAGGTCTCCCCTGCTTCCTTATATCAGGCATATAAGTGTCTCCTCTGTAGGCTGTGGTATTTTCGGCTGCCTCGGTAACAAG GGTTCAGTTTCGGTTAGATTTTGCTTGCACGAAACAAGTTTCTGCTTTGTGTGTAGTCATTTGGCTTCTGGTGGAAAAGAAGGAGACAAGAGAGAGCGAAATGCAAATGCCTCTCAAATACTATCACGCACACAATTTTCCTCTGATCCATTTCAATGTTTGCCGAGAAAGATTTTACAACACGA CAGAGTAATTTGGCTTGGCGACTTGAACTACAGGATTTGCTTACCAGAACCCACAACTAGATCTTTAGTCAATGACAGGCAATGGAGCACGTTGTTACAAAACGATCAG TTGAAGGCGGAGCTAAGAGAGGGCTGCACCTTTGAGGGTTGGAATGAGGAGGAAATTGAGTTTGCACCGACATATAAATACAATCTAGATTCTGATGATTATTATGGCTGCAATAATCAGAAagggaaaaaggaaaagaatcgAACCCCTGCCTG GTGTGATAGGATTATATGGTTTGGGAAGGGACTGAAACAAAGGCAGTATAGTCGAGGTGAGAGTAAGCTGTCGGACCACAGACCAGTACGAGCAATTTTCACAGCAGAGGTCAAGGTTCAGTGTCAATCAACAGAAAATTTTGTCAAAATGTTTTCATAA